The DNA region tgtcgatagtcagctgacaagtaatttgttcttggcttgtgaacttttttggagtgctctcgtaaattctctgttttggaagacaggaaaaatgagggcatatcaggtgcgaatttggcactaagcaatttgaaaactgtaatcaggtcgcctctagttctgcgatatgacaacgggaaaaggttcagcttggccaatcgagcttcatacggaagcttcgctattccgggaatcaacttagttgccgttctctgaaccttttccagaagcttactgtcttttttaaagcaggggctggtcgcttgtatgcagtactcaaatTTAGGACGTgagaacactgtatacaaagtcaaaaacgtcttagcgtcgacatgactaaaagccctacgtattgaccataacgttctaaaacccttggcggctattgcacggcagtgtgcagtagtctttaagtcttgactaacgataacttctaagtcattatatgtctggacgacgggtagctcagtgttattcatcgtgtatgtatctgtaccttgatgaccgatatgcatcacaacacacttggaagtatttatcggcaactgccaggtttgagatcattcagataacttcttcaggtcattttgaagttctaagctatcactcttacatcgtatcgttttccatatcttgacatcgtcagcatatagcaagaccgatgatgataggagacaaggaaggtcatttacatataagaggaatagcactggccccaaaactgtaccctagggcactccactaagcacagtttcccagctagataactttgagttcacccttactctttgttgacgcccaactaagaagtcttttatccacatcaataaattacctccaatcccgacatttcttaacttatataacagccggttgtgcggaactttgtcaaaagctttactgaaatcaatgaaggcgacgtctacaggtagcttttggtccttaagagcgcaccagctttcatgAGCCACTagtaagttagtgagacaagagtaacctattctgaagccgtgctgcttctcctaGAGGATCCGATTTTTATCgtgatacttaaacagctccttcctaataatcttttctaatattttaacaaccacactagttaggctaacggggcggtagttctcaggtttgtgtttcgtacctgttttgaagacagtaCTTACTATGGAGTTTTTTCAGTATttgggtaaacgaccctgcgttacggataggttaaagcataggatgtaattcatcgggccccgtggatttacctatgtcaagcttatttagcagaccaaagacatcgagttctttaatggtcacgctatccagtgtatgtatggggggatctgtatacgctgacgggaagtgcgcttctatggtatatacattgctaaagtagttcgagaacacttgagccttaccaaagtcgtcttccactaatgatgaagcagtactgtctccccatagagcaggaatatttcctcttctctttgtcctttggtttatataagaatacaagcgtttaggacattctacggagtccttaacaatcttttcttcgtacaactttctagacttacggagggtcgaggcacaagtattccgagcctttcgatactgagattttgactcatcagtccccaataacctaaatctatctcacattttccttttcttacggagaaggatacggacctccctactgagcCATGGTGGTGAgcttttcggcccctttggtatagtccaagggatatgaggtgtggtaacttttaagtatgaatttcgaaatgcgtcccaggccgtttcaatggaggactctgggtctattgtccaatctattaacgatgctgaatgcatgatgtctggtatgtttgctttccagacgttgggtctggactggactgacgcgtgctcgtgactggcagttatatggaagttgaaagttaaaactgcgtggtcacttttacctaggggtggcatatggtggaggttcgcaacatcgtcctcatagtgagtcagtataagatctaataaggatgattcagtgtccggatcgtaccttgtcgcttctttcacatgttgcactagagcacatgtgataaccgcatcaactagttcctgctcgaaagaattctccgacgatttagttcgcagattttcccagtctaccataagtgcattgaagtcccctaggattagacatcgaccactttgggaccaagtattgaaactgcttaacaggatctcatttgcctcacagcttggactgcgatagaccaaaccaatcagcagctcttgtcccttgcattttaagcgaagactaactaattcacacgtcccactttcatgggatacactatcgataatggcaaatgggatagcattcctaatgaatagagctactccccctcctttgcgcttttgtgttgTGTcagcccttactaacgtaaaacccttgaaatcaagttccatactgtctatagcctgtgtcagccaggtttctgttactgcaattatgtctggctttgtagagtcaatctgtacacctagttccgatcgcttattaagtaagcttcgtgcgttggtgtaacagatccgaagcctgtttaagtgccttcgtgcttcacccagagtggcttcggcatcattctctgtcgaagtcttacaacccgaaaatttacaattttcaggtccttttagccagcgtctaacctaagttgtagttctttctcggcttcctGTCTCTTAACACGGTgtgccaacggtaggtcctttcggataaagactcctgaaccctttaatttgtgtccattttgtaaaatcaggtcacgttcgttcgaagagccgaataccactttaagcagtctggaatgatttagtttcgagtccgctagactccctagtctgtacacctttagcaaggcgaccccggtcatattttgaggcatgagttgattaagcagctgcctaatcagtacagTGTCATGCTCAAagcgagctttaggttcagggctctcgctctccttgattctatgaaaaatagctgatctgtcgctatgatcagctttcgatttttcaactacttttacgggggcagggttcccttttatatccctacttttcttccttacaacctgtacccattcgtcaacggtgctggtagaagcaataacagttgcatcaaacctagtgttggattttggggggttgtcgacgacctgagaggtcgGGTTATGGTTACcgcttgaaaccgatcgagccttgcgattgcggcttctaggtgtttcctgttggatcccatctgggagacggggaacagaagaccccacttttcttgagcttttgtttaaggcaggccccattggagactgcttttccttctttgacgggcgtgagtcatctatcatcggactaaccttagtttccttcacgttgatttgcgtgtcAACAGAttgagtgctgtttgacgcgttctGACaatgcttgctaaaacacttctttgcagcatcaaccagtgagatggcctcggttaacaagctgtttgcatccgagcagcactgttgacaaagccataaacaacccttcttactgaaccgtttgaaagcagcaggcgttaagttcgtgcaaacttcgtggtaccagcctttgcactcgtcgcactgcatgccgctttcaacaggataacgacaacccggacgttggcaactgctttttttacactgtccggtcatttaggaggggtTTTTTTCAATATGCGATGATACCCAGAAccaaaaaaattatcaatgaccaaaaaagtgaagagctgtagattgctaggaccaaaagtactaacagaacgatactctagtcgaatactttaactgaaataaattcaattgaagtgaaaacagtagtcttgatacgtaataaacgatcaaaacaatgaaatttactcagcgaggaaaaataccactgtcctttttaaatagcgcgcgGTTTACTGTGagaaaaattattaaaggttTACAACTATACACAGATACAGAATTCTGTTGATCAACATATTGATATGGTGGTTTTCGTTACACAGATTTTAGCTAGTGAACGCCTCAACTGGTTAACTGTGTTTGGTTTACTTgttgtaaatttattatttcgaGTAATGTTGTTAATTTCAGACATCCTTAAGCAATTCCACTACTTGAACATTAATATTCTATTTTCACGTCAAGTTTGTTGGTTAGTTCCTTATTTTTTCCATTGGTCGCTTTTAACAAAATTCAATGACCTCGTTAAACTgtgtttatatattattatggCTAAAAATTCAGTAAATTTTACGTTTGTAGTTAAAGTACTCCTTTACGTTTATTTGATTTCGAGTAGAATATGCAGTGAACGAAGTCAAAATGTGTCTACTTGTTGTTAAGCATAATTAGTTTTAACTAAACAGTTGAATTTATGTTTTGTATGGATCCCTCGTTTTGCAAATCTAGGAATTCTGAAGCAACCTGGTACTTTTTGATAATCTAGATTTCAGAACCAACGGATTTTCTAGGTCATTTTAACTTGATATATTTACTGACGGTGATCTAAACAATTTGGTTTCACTTGATTTTTGATGTAGAGACCGTCTTAAACGGCGCCAAAACTTTTGCCAGCAAGTTTTATGATTTTTCGAACCTATTTTATAGAACCTTTTTTTCTATGAGTAATGACAGGGAAAAAAAGCCGTATTGGTAGATAACTCCAAAGAATGAATTGTTTTGTAAGCACTCAACATTGATGCTGACCGTTTTAGTGTTACAAAACACTGGCCAGCTGAAGATACTCGATCACGTATACACGTCAGACCCAGTTTTAACTTATTACAAGATGCTTCTCCTGTTGTAAATACTAGCGTAGAGGTTTCACATTACGCTGCCGACCGTCATCCGCCTCTTCTATATAAGGCTCGGGTCATCTCATCAGGAGAAATTTAGATCTTCAATGTGTTTGCAAACG from Schistosoma haematobium chromosome ZW, whole genome shotgun sequence includes:
- a CDS encoding hypothetical protein (EggNog:ENOG410W0HF~COG:S), giving the protein MNNTELPVVQTYNDLEVIVSQDLKTTAHCRAIAAKGFRTLWSIRRAFSHVDAKTFLTLYTVFSRPKFEYCIQATSPCFKKDSKLLEKVQRTATKLIPGIAKLPYEARLAKLNLFPLSYRRTRGDLITVFKLLSAKFAPDMPSFFLSSKTENLREHSKKVHKPRTNYLSADYRHSHRIINEWNSLPQHVVEAPSVDSFKRKLDQLKDHHCQD